Proteins found in one Maridesulfovibrio sp. genomic segment:
- a CDS encoding SLC13 family permease, with the protein MILPPLPGFHALAVLALTAVALLLFSQKKIQLETSSLFIFLILTVGFELFPYQSDGEVFHATNFFYGFGNEALIAVCALMIAGQGILRTGTLDPVGRMLARAWKKSPSLSFLLTLLLGAFISAFINNVPVVVLLLPVLISVSLKTGSPASSVLMPMGFSTLLGGTATTIGTSTNLLVVSVASDMGLKQMEMFDFVLPAVISGSICLLYLWQIAPRLIPKIEITLTDGSPRIFTAHLEVTENSPLVGQPLSKAFELTDNTMEVSAIERGEGKPIYLHPGVILQPGDHLVINDTPDQLKEFEKVLQGTLFPVGSEVPIDAEEPLVAADQQIAEILIYQGSSLKGTTLKEYHFAERTGMTTLAIHRSGKKLKRYLDKISDVKLKQGDILLVQGSREKIKELKMDTNVLVLDSTMDLPHSKKIPQVTVIMLGIILTAAFGILPIAISASCGALLMILTGCITWRDATRALNVQVVLIVVTSLALGKAMLITGGADFLGKLFVALSGDAPAALILSGLMLFMAILTNIISNNATAVIGTPIALSIAQQLNLDPEPFVLAVLFGANMSFATPMAYKTNLLVMNAGEYSFSDFFKVGTPLVLIMWVTLSIVLPILYL; encoded by the coding sequence ATGATACTACCTCCGCTTCCCGGTTTTCATGCTCTGGCAGTTCTGGCTTTAACTGCTGTTGCGTTGTTATTATTTAGCCAAAAAAAAATTCAGCTGGAGACCTCCAGTCTGTTTATTTTTCTGATTTTGACGGTTGGGTTTGAGCTTTTTCCTTACCAGTCAGACGGTGAAGTCTTCCACGCAACTAATTTTTTTTACGGCTTCGGTAATGAAGCCCTTATCGCGGTATGCGCACTAATGATTGCGGGGCAGGGAATTCTGCGAACTGGAACTCTAGACCCGGTAGGGCGTATGCTTGCCCGGGCATGGAAAAAAAGTCCTTCCCTTTCCTTTTTACTGACTCTGCTGCTGGGAGCATTTATCAGTGCCTTCATCAATAATGTGCCCGTGGTGGTTCTACTTTTACCGGTCCTCATCAGCGTATCTTTAAAGACGGGATCTCCTGCTTCATCTGTCTTGATGCCCATGGGATTTTCTACTCTGCTTGGTGGAACCGCTACAACCATCGGGACTTCAACTAACCTGCTTGTCGTTTCAGTTGCTTCAGATATGGGGTTAAAACAAATGGAAATGTTTGACTTCGTATTGCCGGCAGTCATTTCCGGAAGCATCTGTCTTTTGTATCTTTGGCAAATAGCTCCGCGCCTTATCCCGAAGATTGAAATTACTTTAACAGACGGTTCGCCTCGAATTTTTACCGCCCACTTGGAAGTCACCGAGAACAGTCCTCTGGTCGGTCAGCCTCTTTCAAAAGCTTTTGAACTTACCGATAATACAATGGAAGTTTCTGCAATTGAACGTGGCGAAGGAAAGCCGATCTATTTGCATCCGGGAGTCATTCTGCAACCCGGTGATCATCTTGTGATAAACGACACCCCGGATCAGCTCAAAGAGTTTGAAAAGGTATTGCAAGGCACTCTTTTTCCCGTAGGTTCGGAAGTCCCTATTGATGCCGAAGAACCATTAGTCGCGGCTGATCAACAGATTGCTGAAATTTTAATTTACCAAGGATCATCGCTGAAAGGTACGACCCTTAAAGAATACCATTTTGCAGAACGTACCGGCATGACAACCCTTGCCATTCACCGGTCCGGTAAAAAATTAAAACGGTATCTGGATAAGATAAGTGACGTAAAACTGAAGCAGGGCGACATCCTTCTTGTTCAGGGATCGCGGGAGAAAATTAAAGAACTCAAAATGGACACAAATGTGCTGGTCCTCGATTCCACAATGGACCTTCCGCATTCCAAAAAGATCCCGCAGGTCACTGTAATCATGTTAGGAATAATTCTTACCGCTGCTTTCGGCATACTGCCGATTGCCATCAGTGCCTCATGCGGGGCACTGCTCATGATTCTTACCGGATGCATCACTTGGCGGGATGCAACACGCGCCTTGAATGTTCAGGTGGTTTTGATTGTGGTGACAAGTCTTGCCTTGGGAAAAGCCATGCTGATTACAGGCGGCGCAGATTTTCTGGGTAAGCTGTTCGTTGCATTAAGCGGAGATGCTCCTGCTGCCTTGATTCTTAGTGGATTAATGCTATTTATGGCTATTTTAACCAATATTATTTCCAATAATGCGACAGCTGTAATCGGCACGCCCATTGCCCTGTCCATTGCCCAGCAGTTAAACCTCGACCCGGAACCGTTCGTTCTGGCGGTCCTGTTTGGGGCCAATATGAGTTTTGCTACTCCCATGGCTTACAAAACCAATTTACTGGTCATGAATGCCGGTGAATATTCATTCTCGGACTTTTTTAAGGTAGGGACCCCACTGGTATTGATTATGTGGGTTACATTATCAATCGTTTTGCCTATCCTTTATCTATAA
- a CDS encoding FmdE family protein, whose protein sequence is MNLEAAIGQENITPVRDDSIGPYTYDEFIEAARNFHGSPAPGLILGAYMMEEARRNLPEGTIFDAISETSWCLPDAVQMLTVCSTGNGWLKVKNLGVYALSLYDKYTGEGVRIRVDPEKLKDWPETESWFFKKRPKHEQDSVKLHAEIREAGASFCSIEAVQIKPEAMVKRSKGGIAVCPICGDAYPGSFGAICRSCQGESPYASRDICLKSATAQVPEGLKVVPVEEAEGKAAVHDMTSIAPGQSKGPEFRKNHDFTAHDICRLQMIGKNHIYVDEGDIPEGEWIHENEAARTFGRIMAGNGVYVDGEPREGKVTLLANHDGVLVSDLEMMNRFNLVPDVMVAARKGGSLVKEGARIAGTRAIPLYISRENFSRAVSALNGEPLFQVLPLQKKKVGILITGEEVFSGLIDDKFESVITAKVQALGCEVVRSVIKPDDRGEIRDAAISLMKEGCDLIITTAGMSVDPDDVTRHGLVDAGVSDLLYGAPVLPGTMLLLAKAGNVRVIGVPACALFFKTTSLDLVLPRVIAGQEITRRDLAALADGGYCMECKVCTFPKCPFGK, encoded by the coding sequence ATGAACCTTGAAGCCGCCATCGGGCAGGAAAATATAACCCCGGTCCGTGATGATTCTATCGGTCCGTACACTTATGACGAATTCATTGAGGCTGCCCGTAATTTTCACGGCAGTCCGGCCCCGGGGTTGATTCTAGGGGCGTATATGATGGAAGAGGCCCGCAGGAATCTGCCTGAGGGCACAATATTTGACGCAATATCCGAGACGTCGTGGTGCCTGCCGGATGCGGTTCAGATGCTTACCGTATGCAGTACCGGGAACGGCTGGCTGAAGGTGAAGAATCTAGGCGTATATGCGCTGTCCCTTTACGATAAATATACCGGCGAGGGTGTCCGTATCCGCGTTGACCCCGAAAAGTTAAAAGACTGGCCGGAAACCGAATCATGGTTCTTTAAAAAACGTCCCAAGCACGAGCAGGATTCCGTGAAGCTGCATGCGGAAATACGCGAAGCAGGGGCTTCGTTCTGTTCCATCGAGGCTGTGCAGATCAAGCCAGAGGCAATGGTTAAACGCAGCAAGGGCGGTATTGCCGTTTGTCCTATTTGCGGCGATGCCTATCCCGGTTCTTTCGGTGCCATATGTAGAAGCTGTCAGGGTGAAAGTCCTTACGCCAGCCGCGATATATGTTTAAAATCCGCAACGGCTCAGGTGCCGGAGGGGCTTAAAGTCGTCCCGGTAGAAGAAGCTGAGGGTAAAGCTGCGGTTCACGATATGACCAGCATAGCACCCGGCCAAAGCAAGGGGCCCGAGTTTCGCAAAAATCATGATTTTACCGCTCACGATATCTGTAGATTGCAGATGATCGGTAAAAACCACATCTATGTTGACGAAGGTGATATTCCCGAAGGTGAATGGATACATGAAAATGAAGCTGCCCGTACTTTCGGCAGAATTATGGCCGGGAACGGCGTATATGTAGACGGCGAACCGCGTGAAGGTAAAGTCACTCTGCTTGCCAATCATGACGGAGTGCTGGTCAGCGATTTAGAAATGATGAATCGTTTCAATCTTGTGCCGGATGTGATGGTCGCGGCCCGCAAGGGTGGTTCTCTTGTTAAAGAAGGTGCGCGAATTGCCGGAACAAGGGCCATTCCTTTATATATCTCGCGTGAAAATTTCTCCCGCGCTGTATCCGCACTGAACGGTGAACCGTTATTTCAAGTACTCCCCCTGCAAAAAAAGAAGGTCGGTATCCTCATCACGGGAGAAGAGGTTTTCAGCGGCCTTATTGATGATAAATTTGAGTCTGTCATCACTGCAAAGGTGCAGGCATTAGGCTGCGAAGTTGTCCGCTCTGTAATTAAACCGGATGACCGCGGAGAAATCCGTGACGCAGCAATCTCCCTCATGAAAGAAGGTTGTGATCTGATTATCACAACCGCGGGAATGTCTGTCGATCCTGATGATGTGACCCGCCACGGCTTGGTGGATGCCGGAGTATCCGACCTCCTCTATGGTGCTCCGGTACTCCCCGGCACTATGCTGCTGCTTGCTAAAGCCGGAAATGTCCGGGTTATAGGCGTTCCGGCCTGTGCACTCTTTTTCAAAACCACAAGTCTCGATCTTGTGCTGCCGCGCGTGATAGCCGGGCAGGAAATCACCCGCAGGGATCTCGCCGCCCTTGCTGACGGCGGATACTGTATGGAATGCAAGGTCTGCACTTTCCCCAAATGTCCTTTTGGAAAATAG
- a CDS encoding YaiI/YqxD family protein yields the protein MQIWVDADACPKAVKEILFKTAIRREVKLTLVANQYMTVPASPLIDMVKVGAGFDVADNEIVRLCHAGDLVITADIPLADKIVEKGATGLNPRGELYTEDNIKGILSMRNLMEELRSAGTVSGGPAAFSPKDRQNFTNQLDKFLTRSLNRT from the coding sequence ATGCAGATCTGGGTCGATGCCGATGCCTGCCCCAAGGCAGTGAAAGAAATTCTATTTAAAACCGCCATACGCAGGGAAGTAAAACTTACTCTCGTGGCCAACCAGTACATGACGGTACCCGCTTCCCCGCTCATCGATATGGTCAAGGTGGGTGCCGGATTCGATGTGGCTGATAATGAGATAGTCAGGCTCTGCCATGCCGGTGATCTGGTCATTACCGCCGACATACCGCTGGCCGATAAAATTGTGGAAAAAGGGGCTACCGGCCTTAATCCGCGCGGGGAACTGTACACAGAGGACAACATAAAAGGAATCCTGAGCATGCGTAACCTTATGGAGGAACTGCGCAGCGCTGGAACTGTTTCCGGCGGTCCGGCCGCCTTCAGCCCTAAGGACAGGCAGAACTTCACAAATCAGCTGGATAAATTCCTGACCCGCAGCCTGAACCGGACTTAA
- a CDS encoding double-cubane-cluster-containing anaerobic reductase, which produces MNLRPFTSFSEYSLTELEQWKDNGGIVAGVYCIYAPTELIRAAGIAPVSLCGKKQTPIKEAEKDLPASLCPLIKSSYGYAVTDTCPFFGFSDIIIAETTCDGKKKMYEMMESIKPLHLMQLPHTQKGNAPFEYWLAGLHELEKFLFEHSGIKVTEETLHAEILLQNKIRKELYELMILCADRRSPLTARDMLAVQESKSFSVNPEDYLTKIETLHAEMQEYLSRPNLQSKKGVRIMLTGCPVGKGSEKAITITEELGAHVVCMENCSGLKGLTLPVEETVDPYEAIARRYLQVPCSCMSPNPGRLDSIREMIKIFEVDAIIDLTWLGCHTYNAESTILRKFVEEETGLPFLHIETDYSESDIEQLRTRIEAFVELAE; this is translated from the coding sequence ATGAACTTAAGGCCGTTTACTTCTTTTTCCGAATACAGTCTGACTGAACTTGAGCAATGGAAAGATAACGGGGGCATCGTTGCCGGGGTCTACTGCATATATGCGCCAACAGAACTTATCCGCGCAGCAGGGATTGCCCCGGTAAGCCTCTGCGGGAAAAAACAGACTCCCATTAAAGAAGCAGAGAAAGATCTTCCCGCAAGCCTGTGTCCGCTTATCAAATCAAGCTACGGCTATGCCGTAACTGATACCTGCCCGTTTTTCGGTTTTTCAGACATCATCATAGCCGAAACCACTTGTGACGGAAAAAAGAAAATGTATGAGATGATGGAGAGCATCAAGCCGCTTCACCTCATGCAGCTGCCGCATACCCAGAAGGGAAACGCTCCTTTTGAATACTGGCTGGCCGGACTTCATGAGCTGGAAAAATTTCTTTTCGAGCATTCCGGGATAAAAGTTACGGAAGAAACGCTGCATGCGGAAATCCTACTGCAGAACAAAATCCGTAAGGAACTTTACGAGCTGATGATTCTCTGTGCGGACAGGCGCTCCCCGCTCACAGCCCGCGACATGCTTGCAGTGCAGGAGAGCAAAAGTTTTTCCGTAAATCCCGAAGATTACCTGACCAAAATTGAGACCCTGCACGCTGAAATGCAGGAATATCTCAGCCGCCCGAATCTGCAAAGCAAGAAAGGGGTACGCATAATGCTGACCGGCTGCCCGGTTGGCAAGGGCTCAGAGAAAGCAATCACAATAACTGAAGAGCTGGGCGCCCATGTTGTATGCATGGAGAATTGCTCGGGACTGAAAGGATTGACCCTGCCAGTTGAGGAGACAGTTGATCCTTACGAAGCCATTGCCCGCCGCTATCTGCAAGTCCCCTGCTCCTGTATGAGCCCCAATCCCGGCAGGCTCGATTCCATACGTGAGATGATCAAAATTTTTGAAGTGGACGCAATAATCGATCTCACATGGCTGGGCTGCCATACCTACAACGCGGAATCAACTATTTTGCGTAAGTTTGTAGAGGAAGAAACCGGCCTGCCCTTCCTGCATATTGAGACCGATTATTCCGAATCGGATATTGAGCAACTGCGGACCCGCATCGAGGCGTTCGTAGAACTTGCTGAATAA
- a CDS encoding ABC transporter ATP-binding protein encodes MNQEQVIEINRLSKEFTTGNGNNILAVDSVSLQIPRNSFTCIVGPSGCGKSTILRIAAGLEKESSGSVHYKGEPVRKPCAEIGLVFQEYSLFPWLSVIDNVASGPEFAGVDKDKRYKDAMHYIRMVNMAEFKDAYPHELSGGMRQRVAIARALANEPDVLLMDEPFGALDAHTRILLQKELLKVWEMTRKTIVLVTHSVDEAVYLADRIVIMSSRPGRIHKMIDVEMQRPRSRAMPEFGALTDFILKQLEH; translated from the coding sequence ATGAATCAGGAACAGGTCATAGAAATCAATCGGCTGAGTAAAGAATTCACCACCGGAAACGGGAACAATATCCTTGCCGTGGATAGCGTAAGCCTGCAAATCCCCCGCAACTCTTTCACCTGCATTGTCGGCCCTTCCGGTTGTGGTAAATCAACCATCCTGCGCATAGCAGCCGGGCTGGAAAAAGAATCATCAGGCAGTGTTCATTACAAGGGCGAACCGGTCAGAAAACCATGCGCTGAGATCGGCCTTGTTTTTCAAGAATACTCACTTTTCCCGTGGCTGAGCGTGATTGATAATGTCGCGTCCGGACCTGAATTCGCCGGGGTCGATAAAGATAAACGGTACAAGGACGCGATGCACTACATCCGCATGGTTAACATGGCGGAATTCAAGGATGCCTATCCGCATGAACTTTCCGGGGGCATGCGCCAGCGGGTTGCCATCGCCCGGGCACTCGCCAATGAACCGGACGTTCTGCTGATGGATGAACCCTTCGGCGCGCTGGACGCCCACACTCGAATTCTGTTGCAGAAGGAATTGCTCAAAGTCTGGGAAATGACCCGTAAAACCATCGTGCTGGTGACGCATTCCGTTGATGAAGCGGTTTACCTCGCCGACCGGATAGTTATTATGTCCAGCCGTCCGGGCCGCATCCACAAAATGATCGATGTAGAGATGCAACGCCCCCGCAGCAGGGCCATGCCGGAATTCGGAGCATTGACCGATTTTATTCTCAAACAACTGGAACATTAA
- a CDS encoding CmpA/NrtA family ABC transporter substrate-binding protein, whose protein sequence is MNVKGVFNKGFAIIAALILACGLSAGSSQAAKLPSLYMGYVFTTHHTPVMVAAIKGKEFQKSGSYFEEMVPKQKYKLMNAEGKPLAVINLIVSKSGSETSTLFAMNRLDLGLASSTAFMSGIDKGTKVKILCPLHVDGMSMVFPEGSKINGYKDVAAAIKASKTPFKIGYHSPTSAPRIAFEGALHKAGFKISGNPNDTDADILMVDLKSTSNLIPALLSKQVDCWVGPAPHPVVAEYKHVGHIGLDSRDLPPAGAWTDFPCCVMGASDQIIKNDPAIVQAMTDLMTSASKWSNSHKKEAADISAKWIGVPAEAVEKSTIIYTTDPTENWLKGEAEFITMLNGMNKFKGKMKGADIASATPILYDFSFVKKSLKK, encoded by the coding sequence ATGAACGTTAAAGGTGTTTTCAACAAAGGATTTGCAATTATTGCGGCCCTTATTCTGGCATGCGGCCTGAGTGCGGGTTCTTCACAGGCGGCAAAACTGCCCAGCCTGTATATGGGATATGTTTTCACCACCCACCACACCCCGGTAATGGTGGCTGCGATCAAAGGTAAGGAATTCCAAAAGTCCGGTTCCTACTTTGAAGAAATGGTCCCTAAACAAAAATACAAACTCATGAACGCTGAAGGTAAACCTTTGGCTGTTATCAACCTTATTGTATCCAAAAGCGGCTCCGAAACATCCACCCTGTTCGCCATGAACCGTCTGGACCTCGGCCTTGCTTCCAGCACTGCTTTTATGAGCGGTATCGACAAAGGCACCAAGGTGAAAATCCTCTGTCCCCTGCATGTGGACGGCATGAGCATGGTTTTCCCGGAAGGCAGTAAAATCAATGGCTATAAAGATGTGGCAGCCGCAATCAAAGCGTCCAAAACACCTTTTAAAATCGGTTACCACTCCCCTACCAGCGCACCGCGCATCGCTTTTGAAGGCGCGCTGCACAAAGCCGGTTTTAAAATCAGCGGAAATCCCAACGATACCGATGCGGATATTCTTATGGTTGACCTGAAATCCACATCCAACCTTATCCCCGCTCTGCTGAGCAAACAGGTTGATTGCTGGGTCGGCCCCGCACCGCATCCTGTTGTTGCCGAATACAAGCACGTAGGTCACATCGGCCTTGATTCCCGCGATCTTCCGCCCGCAGGAGCATGGACAGACTTTCCCTGCTGCGTAATGGGTGCCAGTGACCAGATCATCAAAAATGATCCCGCCATCGTTCAGGCCATGACTGATCTCATGACCTCTGCTTCCAAATGGAGCAACAGCCATAAAAAAGAAGCTGCCGATATCTCGGCTAAATGGATCGGTGTTCCCGCTGAAGCAGTGGAAAAATCCACCATCATCTACACCACCGACCCCACTGAAAACTGGCTCAAGGGCGAAGCTGAATTTATCACTATGCTCAACGGCATGAATAAATTCAAAGGCAAAATGAAAGGCGCGGACATAGCTTCCGCAACCCCCATTTTGTACGACTTCTCTTTTGTTAAGAAAAGCTTGAAGAAATAA
- a CDS encoding LysR family transcriptional regulator produces MNKNLDPPEMGSTAALGQMDSHTPTIRLHLWLEGGEGVFFGYGRLLLLDRIEKCGSLKKASEELGMSYRAAWGKIKQTEQVLGFQLMERVGSRRSGYRLTEAGRLVRDKYFEWFNKVEQDARARAEEIFPWKSKSFGES; encoded by the coding sequence ATGAATAAGAATCTTGACCCGCCGGAAATGGGTTCGACTGCGGCACTGGGCCAGATGGATTCCCATACACCGACAATCCGGCTGCATCTTTGGCTGGAAGGCGGCGAAGGGGTTTTCTTCGGTTACGGCAGATTGCTCCTGCTGGATCGCATTGAAAAATGCGGTTCGCTCAAAAAGGCATCAGAAGAACTGGGCATGTCCTACCGCGCCGCTTGGGGCAAGATTAAACAGACCGAGCAGGTACTTGGTTTCCAGCTCATGGAGCGGGTGGGCAGCAGGCGCAGCGGTTACCGGCTGACCGAAGCAGGGCGGCTTGTACGTGATAAGTATTTTGAATGGTTCAATAAAGTTGAACAGGATGCCCGAGCAAGAGCTGAGGAAATTTTCCCATGGAAATCCAAGAGCTTCGGTGAGAGTTAA
- a CDS encoding ABC transporter permease: MRTRALSLTLPVMAPALLALIWIALAREIGNQVILPSIEQVGQIVFHPTEDLISMGSLASNVLVSLVRVLMGYTFAALIAIPLGVAMGYYGVIFKFFNGFLNLFRPIPPLAWVPLVMAWFGISSLATISGVETGKIYIYLNNIKFSMLFIIFIGAFYPILTSTIHGVRTVNKTLIDSARVLGASESQIFRKVLLPAAMPSIITGMRIGLGIAWMCLVSAEMLPGSLSGIGYMITHAFTLASTDIVIAGMISIGVVGTAMDAVFRRIEHKKFSWRRQAE; this comes from the coding sequence ATGAGAACAAGAGCCTTATCACTTACACTTCCCGTTATGGCCCCGGCCTTGCTGGCTTTAATATGGATAGCTCTTGCCCGTGAGATCGGGAATCAGGTTATCCTGCCAAGTATAGAACAGGTCGGGCAGATTGTATTTCATCCCACGGAAGACTTAATCAGCATGGGATCGCTGGCGAGCAATGTACTGGTCAGCCTTGTGCGGGTACTGATGGGCTATACTTTTGCGGCGCTGATTGCCATCCCTCTTGGAGTGGCAATGGGTTACTATGGTGTAATATTTAAATTTTTCAATGGATTTCTAAATCTATTCCGCCCCATTCCGCCACTGGCATGGGTACCGCTGGTCATGGCCTGGTTCGGAATATCAAGCCTTGCCACCATAAGCGGTGTTGAGACCGGAAAAATCTACATTTATTTGAACAACATCAAATTTTCCATGCTGTTCATCATCTTCATCGGTGCATTCTACCCCATCCTGACCTCGACCATTCACGGGGTCCGCACTGTAAATAAAACCCTGATTGATTCCGCACGGGTTCTCGGCGCAAGTGAAAGCCAGATATTCCGCAAGGTCCTGCTGCCCGCGGCCATGCCTTCCATCATCACCGGCATGCGTATCGGGCTGGGTATTGCCTGGATGTGCCTCGTTTCCGCGGAGATGCTTCCCGGCTCCCTTTCCGGAATCGGCTACATGATCACCCACGCATTCACGCTGGCATCAACTGATATCGTCATTGCCGGGATGATCTCAATCGGCGTGGTCGGAACTGCGATGGACGCGGTCTTCCGACGCATTGAACATAAAAAATTTTCATGGCGCAGACAGGCGGAATAA
- a CDS encoding thiamine pyrophosphate-binding protein: MSQTVIEHLLERLKEIGITDIFGVPGDYAFPVNDAFCNDPDFKWIGCCNELNAAYAADGYARIKGRAALCTTYGVGELSAINGIAGSYAENLPVFHIVGIPKCSVQRNGNLIHHSLGNGEFDLFHKMAQPVVCASTILTAENAVAEVERCINAARTKKQPVYIAVPADEALKELGCTKPHILPLPASDKDTLETVIQLIVERLEKSDNSIAMVGALIGRYELHEPMLEFIDKSGIPFTSMFMAKGTLSETHPNFIGVYNGRILDEKVQQTVESAELVISFGAIRSDINTGAFTVNLDPNHEIKIHPDRVCIGHAVYHNVLMDDVLRELCKRIKNLSLPIPKIQQGLGEPKGKPDDAITADSLYPRIERFFKPNDIIMGETGTSSMGLVNSRLPEDAVFFNQTLWGSIGWATPAAFGAAMAAPKRRTILITGEGSHQMTAQEICQFARFKIKPVIICVNNDGYLIERLLCEDPYIYYNDLAQWNYSKLPEALGMNGWFSTKVTTNRELDEALQKAAAGNSGCYIEVVTGMMDGPKMARALNEIVVKGPGWKA, encoded by the coding sequence ATGAGCCAGACAGTAATTGAGCACCTTCTTGAACGCCTAAAAGAGATAGGGATCACAGACATTTTCGGTGTTCCGGGCGATTATGCTTTCCCGGTTAATGATGCTTTTTGCAATGATCCTGATTTCAAATGGATCGGCTGCTGTAACGAGCTTAATGCGGCCTATGCTGCTGACGGGTATGCCCGGATCAAGGGGCGGGCCGCGCTCTGCACCACTTACGGAGTGGGTGAACTCAGCGCCATCAACGGCATCGCCGGAAGTTATGCCGAGAATCTGCCCGTCTTTCACATTGTGGGAATCCCCAAATGCTCGGTACAGCGTAACGGCAACCTCATCCACCATTCGCTGGGCAACGGCGAATTCGATCTTTTTCATAAAATGGCTCAACCGGTTGTCTGCGCCAGCACAATTCTGACCGCTGAAAATGCCGTGGCAGAAGTGGAACGATGCATCAATGCTGCACGAACCAAAAAACAGCCCGTCTACATCGCAGTTCCGGCGGATGAAGCGCTCAAGGAGCTGGGTTGCACCAAGCCGCATATCCTGCCCCTGCCCGCCAGCGATAAGGATACCCTCGAAACGGTCATTCAGCTTATCGTTGAAAGACTGGAAAAATCAGACAACTCCATCGCTATGGTCGGTGCCCTTATAGGACGGTACGAACTGCATGAACCAATGCTGGAATTCATCGATAAATCCGGCATACCGTTCACTTCCATGTTTATGGCAAAGGGAACTCTTTCCGAAACACATCCCAATTTTATCGGAGTCTACAACGGGCGCATACTTGATGAAAAAGTGCAGCAGACGGTTGAATCAGCGGAATTAGTGATCAGCTTCGGCGCCATCAGATCCGACATCAACACCGGCGCTTTCACCGTCAATCTCGACCCCAACCATGAAATCAAAATTCACCCGGACCGGGTCTGCATCGGCCATGCGGTTTATCATAATGTGCTTATGGATGATGTTCTGCGCGAACTCTGCAAACGAATCAAAAATCTTTCCCTCCCCATTCCGAAGATCCAGCAAGGTCTAGGTGAACCTAAGGGCAAACCGGACGATGCAATCACCGCGGATTCTCTTTATCCGCGCATCGAACGTTTTTTCAAACCCAATGACATTATCATGGGTGAAACCGGGACCTCCTCAATGGGGCTGGTCAATTCCCGATTGCCGGAGGATGCCGTATTCTTCAACCAGACGCTCTGGGGCTCCATAGGCTGGGCTACTCCGGCAGCATTCGGAGCCGCTATGGCCGCGCCGAAACGCCGCACTATTCTGATCACAGGAGAAGGATCACACCAGATGACCGCGCAGGAAATCTGCCAGTTCGCCCGCTTCAAGATCAAGCCAGTAATCATTTGTGTGAATAACGACGGTTATCTCATCGAGCGGCTGCTTTGCGAAGATCCTTACATTTATTATAATGATCTGGCCCAGTGGAATTACAGTAAACTGCCGGAAGCGCTTGGCATGAACGGCTGGTTCAGCACAAAAGTGACCACTAACCGCGAGCTGGATGAAGCATTGCAGAAAGCTGCAGCAGGGAACAGTGGATGCTATATCGAAGTTGTGACCGGAATGATGGATGGCCCCAAGATGGCGCGCGCCTTAAATGAAATTGTAGTGAAAGGACCGGGCTGGAAGGCTTAA